AGTTATCTAACTTTGCCTTTTCGTACCGCCAGTATGGAAACTTCTTTGATTCCGGCGATCGAACGAGGATTGGCAGTCACGGATAGATTGGGGTTATTAGGTGCTTCGGTGACTCAACATCCGGAATTTGAAGGATTATTAGATTACTTGAGTCAACCGAAATATGATGGCATTCGCTTAAGTATCGCTTCTGTACGTACCAACACCGTCACTGAAAAATTGGCTGCAACTTTAACCAAACACGGTACTAATTCGATCACGATCGCTGTAGAAAGCGGTTCGGAAAGAGTCAGACAAATTATCAATAAAAAGCTGCACAATGAGGAAATTATCCAAGCCGCCATTAATGCTAAAGCTGGTGGATTAAAAAGCATGAAACTTTACGGTATGGTAGGTATTCCCGGTGAAGAAACTATTGATGTAGAAGCCACAGTTGCCATGATGCGGGACATTAAAAAAGCTGCTCCTGGTTTGCGTTTAACATTAGGTTGTAGCACTTTCGTACCAAAAGCACATACCCCTTTCCAGTGGTTAGGAGTGAATCCGGAAGCCGAAAAGCGGTTAAAATTTTTGGAGAAGCAATTAAAGCCTCAGGGAATAGAATTCAGACCGGAAAGTTACAAAGATTCGCTCGTTCAAGCGTTGCTATCAAGGGGTGACAGGCGGTTATCTCATTTATTAGAATTAACTCGCCATTATGGTGATTCTTTAGGTAGTTACCGTCGGGGATTTAAAGAATTACGGGGCAAACTACCAGAGTTAGATTTTTACGTGCATCGTCACTGGTCAACTGACCGAGTATTACCTTGGAATCATTTACAAGGGCCACTTCCTCAAGCAACTTTGCAAAAGCATTTAGCCTCTGCTACTGCTCATTTTAATTAAAGGAAACTTATTAATTGAGTTTAATAGGTCTTATTGCAAAGAAATCATTAAAGATGTGGACTTTTTCACTAGGTTGGGTTAAGCTGCCAGAACAACAGAAATAACCAATTGATTGAAATTTAGGTAATAATTAATCTATGTCTTGGCAAGGAATAAAATTCGATCGCCATCAAACGTGGCAGTTATTGGCATTAAGTGTTGGCGCTGCTTTATGCTTGACACCTTTGGCGACGGCGGCGGCTATTAATAGCTTGAAAAAAAACGATACCACACCAAACATCGTATCAACATCGGATGCTATTTTAATCGCTCAAGAAACAACGGTTTGTCCGGAAGAGAGCGGTGGTAGTCAGTTCGTAAGTGCGGAAACCAGAAGATTTTTAATTTATATTTGTGGCGGCGACGAACCGAATACTTACGTCGGTATGGCTAAAAATGGAGGAAATGGGATTACTCTTCCGTTGCAAAGCTATACTAGAGACCGATTTGTCGCAGTTAATGCTAATACCAGTTATACGCTAACTCGCACTGAATTAATAGTTCGTCAAAACGGTCGAGTGATTCTCAGAGAACGGGCGACTTGGAAAAGATAAAGAAGAATTTTCCTAAACGAGATCGAGCGCTATCCAGATGAATTTGGCATATAAATATAAAAACCGGGTTGCTAGCCACGCCCAAGGGTAAGTCCTGCCAGAATCAATCAGTGGGCGATCGAAAACGCGCCACTGATTGATTACCTGCGATCGGCCTGCCTCGGTCGTGATAAAGTACCCTTTGTAGTTGCTAACTTTTTGGTGTGTCAACAGATTTTGTCTTGCCATCAAATGGCTTACGACATTTTTAAAGACTTACTAATTTCTTACAAACAAACCGATTCAGTGGGAATGACGGTGCGATCGTGGTTGTGGGGTTAGCAGTACGTAGTATACGATACTGACACTGGAACAATAAATTTTTGTATAGAAGAAGCCATATTCAAAACCGACTGTGATTGCTTCTTCCTTTCAGATATGGAATGAAATAACGCTCTAGTGTTAATCTTCTCTTCTATCCCCTGGATCTCAATCAATGCAATTGGAAAATTCCCAGCGTCGAACCAAAATAGTTGCCACCATTGGCCCAGCAACTCGTAGCCCAGAAGTTTTGAAAGCGCTCATTGAAGCTGGCGCGACCACCTTACGGCTAAACTTTTCGCACGGTACTCATGAAGAACACCAAAGGAACATCCGCTTAATTCGGCAAACATCCTTTGAGCTAAATCAGCCAGTGGGTATCTTACAAGACCTGCAAGGGCCGAAAATTAGATTGGGCAAATTTGAAAACGGTTCGATCGAACTTAAAAAAGGCGATCCCTTTATTTTGACCAGTCGCCAGATAGTTGGTAGCCAAGAAATCAGTTCCGTCACTTATGAAAATCTCGCTGCTGAAGTTCCCGAAACAGCTACCATTCTCCTAGACGACGGCAAAGTCGAAATGCGGGTGGAAAAAATAGACCGCGCCGCCGAAAACCTACACTGTCGAGTTGTTGTAGGCGGCACCCTTTCCAACAGTAAAGGCGTGAACTTCCCCGGCGTTTACCTTTCCATTAAAGCCTTGACCGACAAAGACCGGAAAGATTTAATGTTCGGTTTAGATCAAGGCGTTGATTGGGTAGCCCTCAGTTTTGTTCGCAATCCCCAAGACGTACTGGAAATTAAAGAAATTATCTCTAGTGCTGGTAAGCGAGTACCAGTGATTGCCAAAATCGAAAAACACGAAGCGATCGAACAAATGGAATCGATCCTTCCCCTGTGCGATGGCGTGATGATTGCTAGAGGAGACTTAGGAGTCGAACTACCGGCAGAAGATGTACCGATCCTGCAAAAACGCCTGATTACCTTAGCTAACAAACTGGGAATTCCCATCATCACCGCTACCCAAATGTTGGATAGTATGGTGAACAACCCCCGCGCCACCCGTGCCGAAATTTCCGACGTAGCCAACGCGATTCTCGACGGAACGGATGCGGTGATGCTTTCCAACGAAACCGCCGTTGGTAAATACCCGGTGGAAGCCGTCGCGACAATGGCCCGCATCGCCGTTCGCATCGAACAAGAACAAGCAGAAAAAATTACCACTCACACTATTTCTAACAACGGTCGTTCCATTCCCAACGCGATCAGTCAAGCGGTCGGTCAAATTTCCGAACAACTCGGCGCGGCTGCGATCATGAGTTTAACCAAAACTGGTTCTACCGCCCGTAACGTCTCGAAATTCCGTCCCACCACCCCAATTATCGCCGTGACTCCCCACGTCGATGTGGCGCGGCAACTGCAAATGGTCTGGGGCGTGAAACCCCTCTTGATGTTGGAATTAGCTTCGACCAGCCAAACTTTCCAAGCTGCCCTTAACGTAGCCCAGGAAAGAGGTTTACTCACGGAAGGGGATTTGGTAGTGATGACGGCGGGTACCCTGCAAGGCGTTTCGGGTTCGACGGATTTGATTAAAGTGGAAGTAGTCACTGCCGTGTTGGGTAAAGGAACTGCTTTAGGTTCCGGTTCCGTTAGCGGGCGGGCGCGAGTAGCGCGTAACTCCGTCGATATCGGTAACTTCGGTCAAGGGGAAATTTTAGTCGCGCCTCGCACCAGCGCCGAATTTGTCGATGCCATTCGCAAAGCCGCCGGAGTGATTACCGAGGAAGAAAGCTTAACTTCTCATGCTGCCATTATTGGGTTGCGTTTGGGCGTACCCGTGATCGTAGGCGTGAAAAATGCTACTCAAACTATTCGCGATGGGGCAATTCTTACCCTCGATATGCAGCGCGGTTTAATTTATTCCGGTGCAACGACCAGTAGCCCGACAGATACAGCCGTGACAATTTAAACTGATTTTACGATCGCCCTGCCATCAATGTGGCAGGGGAACAGGGGGCAGGGGAGAGAAGGTGTTCGGGTTTTTGCACGAATTCGGTAATTAAAACTAATTAATCGGACATGATATTACGTTTTCGAGTAATTAGCGGATTGAGTTAATATGACGTTAATCACTCGTTCTAAATCTTCCCTGGTTAAATTAGAACCGGAGGGTAAACAAAGACCGTGATTAAATAAATCTTCTGCTACTGCACCGCCAAAATATTCGCAATTAGCAAATACAGGCTGTAAATGCAAAGGTTTCCAAACTGGTCGGGCTTCGATTTGCTGTTTGGCAAGCTCTAAACGTACTTGTTCTCTATCTGCACCGAAAGCTTCCGGATCGATCGTTAAACAAGTTAGCCAACGAGTAGGGCGTCCAAAGTTTGCTTCTGGCATAAATTCAATTCCTGGCAATTTTCCCAAAGCTTGTTGGTATACTGCAAAGTTATTTCTTCTGGCGTTTACTCTGTCTTCTAAAACTCGTAATTGCCCGCGACCGATCCCCGCCAAAACATTGCTTAATCGGTAATTGTAACCGATTTCTGAATGTTGATAATGGGGAGCGGGATCGCGGGCTTGAGTAGATAAAAAACGAGCTTTTTCTATTAGCTTTGAATCTTCAGAAACTATCATTCCCCCGCCGGAAGTGGTGATAATTTTATTGCCATTAAATGAGAAAATGCCAATTTTGCCAAAAGTACCGGGAGATTTACCTTGATAGGTAGCGCCGAGAGATTCAGCCGCGTCTTCAATTAAGGGAATTTCGTATCGATCGCAAGTTTCTAGGATCGGATTAATATCGGCACTTTGCCCGTATAAATGTACAATAATAACTGCTTTCGGTAATTTGCCAATTTTAGCTTTTTTATCTAATGTTTGCCTTAATAATTGGGGATTGATGTTCCAGCTAGTGCGATCGCTATCAATAAAGACAGGTTTTGCACCTAAATAAGTAATCGGACTAGCACTAGCAATAAAAGTCAGCGTCGAGCAAAAAACTTCATCTCCTGCTTGAATACCTGCTAATTTTAGAGCTAAATGCAAAGCCGCAGTACCCGAACTCACGGCAGCAGCATGGGAAGCGCCAACTAGCTGGCAGAATTCTTGCTCGAACGCATCTACATGAGGGCCAACCGGAGCAATCCAATTGGTATCAAAAGCTTCTCGGACGAACTCTAATTCGCGATCGCCTATATGCGGCGTTGACAGAAGAATTGGTTTAGCCACATTAGAAAATGAGCTATTCATTTTTGACAAACAAAGTATAGCATTCCTGTAATAGATTTGTTATCTATTACTGTCGGAAATTCACAAATCGTACCTTGGCTCAATTGGTAACGAGAACCATAAGCAACTAACTGAAAATTCACATCTCTTAAAAGCTGATAAGCTTCTTGAAACTTGTACCAATAAACGTGCGCTCCTCCATCAAATAACGCTGCCAAGTTTGGCCGTTTTTCAAACCTAAGCCAAGGCAGATATTGAATTGAACGATCGGAACTGCGTAATTTTCGCAAAAAGCGAATATACTCCACGTAGAAGTGATATACAGCATTATTGATTCTGGAATCAAAACTGAGGAATGAAAATAAAGCTATCCCCCCCACCTTAAGAATGCGGTAAGCTTCTTTTAAAGCTTTTAATCTTCCCAATTCATCATCTATGGAAGAAATCATTTGGCATAAATATAAAGCTTGCTCGAAACTACCATCTTCGTAATTTAATTTGGTAGCATCTTGAACCTGAAAATCAATATTGCCATCTACGTCTCTCTTTTTTGCCACCTCAATAAATTCGGATAAGTAATCAAAACCAGAAAGAGAAGTAAAACCTAACTTGCTCATTTCTAACAAAATTCTTCCCCCCCCCGTTCCAGCTTCGATCGTGCTTTTACTTCGATCCAGATAGTTGGCAATTAAATATTCTTCTTCAGGTAACAAACCGTTCCCATAAGCCCAACGACTAAATTCTTTAGTACGGTAAACTTCTTTATTGCTGAAATTTTTTGTTAAAGTTGACATAGTAAAACCTCTTCAATAGTTTGGTATCAAACATTTATCAAATAAAAGTCACGTATTTAGAAATTTCTCGCTAAAAAAATGTCTGCAACAACAGAAAGCATTTAGTTGTTGCAGTTGCAGATAAGGTTAAGTATCCTTTTTGTCTTGATAACTTTGAGATTCTTCCAGCTTCTTGTTAACCATATTCAGCAGAATCTCTGTATTATCTTTGATATCTGCAAGTTGTTCTTTTGCTGCTTCTTTATCAAGAAAACCTGCAATTACTTCCCTGGAGAGCAAATTTAGCTCTGGATGATAACCCAATCTTTGATATATGGGATATTCTATTAATCCAGGAATGACACAGTTAGTACTATTTCCGTGTATTTTTACAGTTTTCCAACCGATTTCATCCAGCATATTAAAAACATCCTTTTCAGTTAACTGCAAAGCAAATGGCAAAGAAAAGAACTGCATATTTAGCCCAGATGCTTCATCTTTCACCCACCGCACAGAACGAACTTCTGGTTCAATCCAACGCCACCAGTTACGTCCTAAAATCACCCGATTAATACCCTTGTCTCCACAGTATTTTTGAATTTCTTTGTGAAACATTTCTCCGCATTTATAGCAAGGATAACCGTTGGTAAAATTTTTATCCATCATGTCTTTTAAAAAAGGTGCAAGCTCTATGGTTAAAACAACAAGTTCGACACCTAATTTGTCACACAAATTTCGACCATTATTAATAACTAAATCGGGAATAAACCCGTTTTGTACTAAGACAGCAACCACCTCTAAATTTAATTTCTTTTTCGCCCAATAAAGGGCGGCTGCGCTGTCTTTACCCCCGGAAAATGCTACGACTGCATCTATATTTACGCCTTTCTCTCGCGGAGTATTGATAAATGTTTCTAGTTCGCTCTGAAGAATTTCTAATTTAAAATTCTTTTTGTATGTCATGCACATATTGCAAAGACCATCAGAGCCAATGTATATGTTCGGTATCCGCGTATCGAATAGACAATTCTTGCATTCCACTGGCTTTAAAAAAGGATTTTTACCTGTATTTATCCAAGTTTTGATCCTATTTTGTAAATGTATCCTTCGCGCCCGAAAATTATAGTTTTCTCGGTTGGGCGAGACATTGCATTTATAGGGCGAGTAGTCTTCTCGTAGGAAGTTAGGTAACAACAAACTAAAAGCATTAAGCCAAGAAAAACTAGATTTCATAATGGGAATCTCCATTTGTTAATTGATTATCCTAGTAGGAAAAACTTTTTATTACGAACATGGTTCGGCTAGTCGATAAAAGGGGAAAAAATCATTACCACCATAGCTGAGTTTTCCATACTTTTGCTCCCAAGCTCGAACAAGATTTTTATATTTTTCAATATCAAGAATCATCCTATAAGTGTAAAAATCTGCTCTTAAATTAGAAAACCCTGATTTGAATTTAAATAAAGAATCAAGACGAGAACCTACTCCTCCGCCCAAATGAAAAACGTGATGTCCGTTTTCCTTAGCCCAACGTCGCACCACATCAATTTCTAACTTAGATGGCGCTAAAGAAAGGTACTTATCAAATGTTCCTGAAAGATAGGTTTGCACGATGCCATTAATTGCCGTGAACAGCAAACTGGAAGCAACTTGTCCTTCCGGAGATAAGATAGTGCAAAGGTGTAGGCGATCGCCAAGAATAGAACGCAAATCAACAAAGTAACTCTCATCAAAAAAGTAAAATTCGCTAGCTGATACCCGTTGCATATTTGCTCGATAGATGGCAATAAATTTGTCAAAAAAACTCCAATTATCGATGAGGGCTTGAAAACCTAATTTGGTCAGTTTGTTAATATCTTTTCGGTGATCTTTTCGGGTTTGCGACCACATTTCTTCAATAGATGAAGACAAGTCGATATATACAGTTTGACCATGTTTGACAACTTTGCCAAATTTAGCTAATACATCTAAATTTTGCGGCAACAAAGGATGTAAACGGAAGAATGCGCTAATCATTCCAGATGCCGCTCCCATTTCTTGAAAAGACTTGAGAAAAATCTCTAAATTCGATGTATCATCAGGAGGAATTAAGAGTGGTGTTGGATAGCCATAAGGGGTGGTTGCATCGTACCAATTATCTGGTGCTTCAAGGCTTTCTGGAATTTTTCGAGTTAATAAAGGAACCAAAAAAGCAGCTTCATCTAACTCGCCATAGAAAGCTATAGGTTGACTTCGTTCGTATTTTGCTGATAAAGAAACATACTCTGGCAGATGGTAAAAGTCGTGTACAGCCAGTTCGAGAAAATGTTTCCATTTGGGATCGTTGGGTAAAATAAATTCTGAAAGCATATCATTTCGATCCTTTTAAATAATTTCTCGCACTAGAACAAACGCTTCCGCAGCGAACCGTCCTACCGTACTTCCTCGTAAAGTTGCTAATGCTCTTAAAGCTTCAATCGATCGTTCGTGAGGAAAAGGTTTGAGTTGAGAAGCATAAAGTTCCATCGCTTCAATTTTCATTTCTAAATAATCGGAAATATCCACAAAAACATTCGGGACAAAATTAGGGGTTAAATAAGGAGCATTCCAGTTAGTTTCCGACATAGTTTCGTAAGCATAAATTCTGTTTGGTGTATTAATAAGATTGGGTCGCGCCGCTACCAAAGCTGATAAGAAAATTCTTTGATGGTCTACATGAAGATCGCCATTGAAAGGAATATAAAGAATCTGTGGTTGGATGTTGTGAATAGCTTCGACCAACTGATTATTAATTTCTCGGTAGGGAACGCTATCTAAATTCGCTGCTGGTAGAGGCAGAAATTGGGTTTGTTTTACCCCAAGTAATCGATTAGCAACCAAAGCTTGTTCGCGAACAATTTTAGACACTTCTTCTGAGTAATCAGGTGGGTAACCTTGGGTAGCGATGACTACATAAACTTCAGCACCCTCGGCAGCAAATCGAGCCATTGTTCCCCCAACACCAAGCACTTCGTCATCAGCATGAGGTGCTATTATTAGAATTTTATTTTTCATCAGTTTACTCACTTAATTAGTTCCTAAAAAGTTCCTCGTTTCCGAGCCGCAACAGAATAAAGTATCAATAATGGATAAACTAGGTATAAAGCCCAATTCTGGAAACAATTGATTGTAGGATGGGGAGTTAAATTCTTGCCAAATTACATTGATTCCGGCAGCTTCAAAAAGTGATAAATTCATATATTCTTTACCGCCAGAACCAGATAAGTAAGTATCAGCACCCACTGCTTTACAAGCGTCAATCAAAAGTTGGCTTTTACTTCCTTTTACTGCCAATTCAGACAAATAAACTATTGTTTTTTTAATTCCTAAAACTTCCATAATCCATTGAATCAAACTCATGTCAAGCTCGCAGAGATAATGCCATTCTTTTTCCAACAATTTTTGGAGTTCAGCGCCGTATTTATCAAAATAAGGAGCAGGAGAATAGTTGGTAAGTAGTGTATTCCAATGCTTCCGTGCCCAAGGAAGTTCTGAGTCAATCTGCACTTCTTTGATATATTCTTCTTCTCTAGAGGATTGATGAAATACGGGAACTGTTAACCATTGTTCACCTTTGTTGGTTTTAATTTTGTTGCGGTGTTGAATACCGCGCCGCATAAATTGCACGCTATCCATTACGATAAAAATATCGCCTTGGTTCAGTTTGTGGAAGAAACCCAGATATGGCAAATATTGTGGTTGATGAATTACTGCGATCGTCATATAGCAATCCTCCATTAATTTAATTAAACTTGCAATAAATGATTAGTTAAACGGCTTTTTTCTATTTATTACGTTTGACAGACAAATCATCTTTAGGATATGCACCTTCTTTAGTAAAGACCACGGGAATTGTCCTAAAAATGATAACTAAATCTAACCAAAAATTCCAATGATTGACATACCAAACATCTAGACTTAGCCGCTCCTCTAATGTGTTGATCAGACCTCCTTTTACTGCCTCCCAAGCTGTAATACCTGGGTAAACTAAGAAGCGTTGTTTTTGCTCATCGGTGTAAGTTGGTAAACACTGAACTAACAGCGGTCGAGGCCCTACTAAACTCATTTCACCCTTTAAAACATTGAATAGTTGTGGTAATTCATCAAGATGATATTCGCGTAATAATCGACCGATCGCAGTGACGCGAGGATCGCCCTTAAAAGTATTAATTCCGGCACCTTGATAAATTGCACCATCAACCATCGTCCGAAATTTATAAATTTCAAAAGGTTTTGTTAGCTTCCCCAGTCGTTCTTGACGAAATAAAATCGGGCCTGGGGAACTTAAGCGGACTGCTAAGGCAATTAAAGCTAAAACTGGTAGTAAGATGAGGATGCCAAGGCTGGCGATCGCCAAATCTAATAAACGTTTAAATACCAGATTAAATCGAATTTCTGGCCGATTTTTCAGATATTTTTTTTCCAACTCTTGCCAGTTTTCTTCCGTCCAAATTTCCGTTATCATTTGCCCCTCCTTAAGGATAAGTTTTAAAAATAGAGAATTAGGCGTGATTTACTACTGGGTAATAATAATCCAGAAAATTAATACCTAATTTTTGATAGTATTTTTCAAGCCTTTTGAAGACAAATTGCTCGTCATATTCAGCTTCCACTCGTTGCCTTCCCGCTAATCCATAAGCTTTTCTCAATTCGATATTTGACAATAATTTTGCTAAAGCTTCGGCTAACTTTTCACTATTTTGAGAAGGAACGATCAGACCTGTCTTTTCGTGGATAACGGCTTCTCGGCAGCCGCGAATATCCGTAGCAACAACTGGTAAATTCATTGCCATCGCTTCGAGAATTGAGCGAGGAAGTCCTTCATTATGGAAAGATGGCAATACAAAAATATCTAAAAGTCCCAACAATTCTGGTATATCTTGACGTTGACCTGTCAGAGTAACGCGATCTTCGAGACCCCAAGTGCGAATTTTATCAATTAACTCGGTTTGAAAAGGTTCTGGATCGCTGCTTAGTTGGGGGCCAATAATCAAAATATGTAGATTGGGAAACTGCGGCAGTAATGAGGCAGCTGCTTCAATTAAGTAGGCAGCCCCTTTTTTGCGAGTTAAACGTCCAATGGTACCGACGATCGAATTGGCAGTCGCGGGAATATTGAAAGAGTCCCGTAATTGTTTTTGATAGGTGAGAAAAAGACGATCGCGTTTAAATCGATCGATATCTATCCCATTTCCCAAGTAAGCTATTTTTTCCGGTGAACAAAGACCCTTTTGTTTCGCGGTGGCAACATCTTCATAATTTTGGGTCAAGATTAGGTCAGTGAATAATGCCGCCAATTTTTCAATGGTAAAGTAAACGGCATATTCAAGGGGTGGAGATTGTTCGTAAAATGGAAAACCATGAGCGGTATAAACAATCCGTTTTACCCCAGCCAATTTAGCAGCGATCCGGCCTAATACCGCAGCTATTGGAGTATGAACGTGAACGAGATCGTATTGGTTTTCACACATCAATTTTACCAGATTATAAATACTTTTGAGATTAGGTAATAGTGAAATTCGCCGCTCAATTTTAATCGGATGAACGACGTAACCTTGCTGTTGCAAACGTTCCGCTTCCACCCCTGGGGAACAGGCTATTTCAACCGATACATTCTGAGATAAGAAGTAGTCTATTTGAGGTTTTAAAAGTCCTTCAGCAGTGATGCTAAGGGCACAAATATGTAAGATTTTCATCTTTTAATACCCGAACTTTTGTAAGTCAATCATTGATTGACAAGAGGTTCGGTAGGTGCCCCTGTTCTGATTACCTTGTGTGTAAGAACGTTAGTACGTTTCACAGGGACTATTTTCTGTCACGCACTTCTGAAAGATCTTTTTCTACTTTTGGCACATGGGCTGAGGATCGAAAAACCCTTCTGTCGCCACCGCTATTTGTCGAAGCTCAAATTTAATATCCATTGTTTTCACCTGCCTTGCCAAAAATCAAAAAATTGATAAGATAAATTCTTACTTCTAAACAGGAACCATCTGCTTGACCTGTTCTAACGCCTCTGCATACAACGCTTCGTGCAAATTGAGAATATGCTGCAAGTCATAGCTAGCCATAAGTTCCCCTCCCCTTTTGCCCATTGCTTTTGCGGCTATGGGGTGGTCTAAAATCCCAGTCATGGCCTGAGAAAGTTCCTCCACATTGCCCAACTTAACGAGTAAACCGCAATCTCCTTCCAATAAATCCTTGATACCCCGAATCTCAGTACCGATAACTGGAACTTCCAAGCACAAAGACTCCATCACGCTCCTGGGTAGCCCCTCCTGTTCCGAAACCAGTACCGTTGCTACCGAAGCCTTTATCAAAGTCGGAATGTCCCGCCGAAAACCTAAAAAATGGACTCTCTCTGCCACACCCAGCGCAGCGGCTAACTGCTGCATTTCCGGCATCAGTGGGCCAGAGCCAGCAAAAGCTAGGTGGGCTTCAGGTCTAGCTACTTTCGCAAATGCCTGTAAAACGTCGCGATGGCGCTTCCGGGGAATGAACTCCGCAATTGATAAAAACAGAGGCGTTTCCGGTGCCAGTCCCAGTTCTTTTAGTGCCTGCACTACGACAGCATCAGAAATAGCATTGCGGTTGTATTGTTGAAGATCTACGCCAATTCCCGGCATATAGCGGACTTTTTTGGCTGGAACGATACCGTAGTGCTTGGCGGCAGCTTCATCCTCGTGATTTATCGTCACTATGTAATCAGTCCATCGCCCTGCTAACTTTTCCAGAGTTAAAAAGATCGCGTTTTTCAGGGGATTTTCCCCATTGTAGAAGTTAAAGCCGTGAGCCGTGTAGATAATTTTTGGCTTTTGGTATTTTTTCAAATTTTTCAGGGCGTACCGAGTGACAAAACCTGCAACTGCTATATGAACGTGAACGATATCATAGCCTTCCCGAAGTACGATTTCCCGGATTTTTGCCGGAGCAACTAAGAGATTTCGGG
This is a stretch of genomic DNA from Leptolyngbyaceae cyanobacterium. It encodes these proteins:
- a CDS encoding sugar transferase encodes the protein MITEIWTEENWQELEKKYLKNRPEIRFNLVFKRLLDLAIASLGILILLPVLALIALAVRLSSPGPILFRQERLGKLTKPFEIYKFRTMVDGAIYQGAGINTFKGDPRVTAIGRLLREYHLDELPQLFNVLKGEMSLVGPRPLLVQCLPTYTDEQKQRFLVYPGITAWEAVKGGLINTLEERLSLDVWYVNHWNFWLDLVIIFRTIPVVFTKEGAYPKDDLSVKRNK
- a CDS encoding glycosyltransferase family 4 protein, with the protein product MKILHICALSITAEGLLKPQIDYFLSQNVSVEIACSPGVEAERLQQQGYVVHPIKIERRISLLPNLKSIYNLVKLMCENQYDLVHVHTPIAAVLGRIAAKLAGVKRIVYTAHGFPFYEQSPPLEYAVYFTIEKLAALFTDLILTQNYEDVATAKQKGLCSPEKIAYLGNGIDIDRFKRDRLFLTYQKQLRDSFNIPATANSIVGTIGRLTRKKGAAYLIEAAASLLPQFPNLHILIIGPQLSSDPEPFQTELIDKIRTWGLEDRVTLTGQRQDIPELLGLLDIFVLPSFHNEGLPRSILEAMAMNLPVVATDIRGCREAVIHEKTGLIVPSQNSEKLAEALAKLLSNIELRKAYGLAGRQRVEAEYDEQFVFKRLEKYYQKLGINFLDYYYPVVNHA
- a CDS encoding glycosyltransferase family 4 protein; the protein is MKKLLIVTAVPNALSAFLLPFADRFRTRGWRVDAMAHGVSACAECAKVFDRLWDIEFSRSPYHPRNLLVAPAKIREIVLREGYDIVHVHIAVAGFVTRYALKNLKKYQKPKIIYTAHGFNFYNGENPLKNAIFLTLEKLAGRWTDYIVTINHEDEAAAKHYGIVPAKKVRYMPGIGVDLQQYNRNAISDAVVVQALKELGLAPETPLFLSIAEFIPRKRHRDVLQAFAKVARPEAHLAFAGSGPLMPEMQQLAAALGVAERVHFLGFRRDIPTLIKASVATVLVSEQEGLPRSVMESLCLEVPVIGTEIRGIKDLLEGDCGLLVKLGNVEELSQAMTGILDHPIAAKAMGKRGGELMASYDLQHILNLHEALYAEALEQVKQMVPV